The Salmonella enterica subsp. houtenae serovar Houten genome has a segment encoding these proteins:
- the nrdD gene encoding Anaerobic ribonucleoside-triphosphate reductase, translating into MTPHVMKRDGCKVPFKSERIKEAILRAAKAAGVDDADYCATVAEVVSSHMNARSQVDINEIQTAVENQLMSGPYKQLARAYIEYRHDRDIQREKRGRLNQEIRGLVEQTNSALLNENANKDSKVIPTQRDLLAGIVAKHYARQHLLPRDVVQAHERGDIHYHDLDYSPFFPMFNCMLIDLKGMLTQGFKMGNAEIEPPKSISTATAVTAQIIAQVASHIYGGTTINRIDEVLAPFVTASFNKHRQTAAEWQIPDAEGYARSRTEKECYDAFQSLEYEVNTLHTANGQTPFVTFGFGLGTSWESRLIQASILRNRIAGLGKNRKTAVFPKLVFAIRDGLNHKFGDPNYDIKQLALECASKRMYPDILNYDQVVKVTGSFKTPMGCRSFLGVWENENGEQIHDGRNNLGVISLNLPRIALEAKGDETAFWKLLDERLALARKALMTRIARLEGVKARVAPILYMEGACGVRLKADDDVSEIFKNGRASISLGYIGIHETINALFGGEHLYDSEQLRAKGIAIVERLRQAVDQWKDETGYGFSLYSTPSENLCDRFCRLDTAEFGVVPGVTDKGYYTNSFHLDVEKKVNPYDKIDFEAPYPPLANGGFICYGEYPNIQHNLKALEDVWDYSYQHVPYYGTNTPIDECYECGFTGEFECTSKGFTCPKCGNHDAARVSVTRRVCGYLGSPDARPFNAGKQEEVKRRVKHLGNGQIG; encoded by the coding sequence ATGACACCGCATGTGATGAAACGAGATGGCTGTAAAGTGCCATTCAAATCAGAGCGCATTAAAGAAGCCATTCTACGTGCAGCTAAAGCAGCGGGAGTCGATGACGCAGATTACTGTGCCACCGTCGCGGAAGTCGTTAGCAGCCACATGAACGCGCGCAGTCAGGTGGATATTAACGAGATCCAGACTGCGGTTGAAAACCAACTGATGTCCGGCCCGTACAAACAGCTTGCCCGCGCCTACATCGAATACCGTCACGATCGCGACATTCAGCGTGAAAAGCGTGGTCGTCTGAACCAGGAAATTCGCGGCCTGGTCGAACAAACTAACTCCGCGTTGCTCAATGAGAACGCCAACAAAGACAGTAAAGTGATCCCGACCCAGCGCGATTTGCTGGCCGGGATTGTCGCTAAACACTATGCCCGGCAGCACCTGTTGCCGCGTGACGTGGTACAAGCGCATGAGCGCGGCGATATCCACTATCACGATCTCGACTATTCGCCGTTCTTCCCGATGTTCAACTGTATGTTGATCGACCTGAAAGGGATGCTGACCCAAGGCTTTAAGATGGGTAACGCCGAAATCGAACCACCAAAATCTATCTCTACCGCGACTGCCGTTACCGCGCAGATTATCGCTCAGGTCGCCAGCCATATTTATGGCGGTACGACGATTAACCGTATTGATGAAGTGTTGGCGCCGTTTGTGACCGCCAGCTTCAATAAACACCGTCAAACCGCCGCGGAGTGGCAGATTCCGGATGCCGAAGGGTATGCGCGTTCCCGTACCGAAAAAGAGTGCTACGACGCCTTCCAGTCGCTGGAGTACGAGGTTAACACGCTGCATACCGCGAACGGCCAGACGCCTTTCGTGACCTTTGGTTTTGGCCTCGGCACCAGTTGGGAGTCGCGTCTGATCCAGGCGTCTATTCTGCGTAACCGTATCGCAGGCCTCGGTAAAAATCGCAAAACCGCCGTGTTCCCGAAACTGGTCTTCGCCATCCGCGACGGTCTGAACCACAAGTTTGGCGATCCGAACTATGACATCAAACAACTGGCGCTGGAGTGCGCGAGCAAGCGCATGTATCCGGACATCCTCAACTACGATCAAGTGGTCAAAGTCACCGGTTCGTTCAAAACGCCAATGGGCTGCCGTAGTTTCCTCGGCGTATGGGAGAACGAAAACGGCGAGCAGATCCACGACGGGCGCAACAACCTGGGCGTGATTAGCCTTAACCTGCCGCGCATCGCGCTGGAAGCCAAAGGCGACGAAACCGCATTCTGGAAATTGCTGGATGAACGTCTGGCACTGGCGCGGAAGGCGCTGATGACCCGTATTGCCCGCCTTGAAGGCGTGAAAGCCCGCGTCGCGCCTATCCTGTATATGGAAGGCGCCTGCGGCGTGCGGCTGAAAGCGGACGACGACGTGTCTGAAATCTTTAAAAATGGTCGTGCGTCTATCTCGCTGGGCTACATTGGTATCCACGAAACCATTAACGCGCTGTTCGGCGGCGAACACCTGTACGACAGCGAGCAGCTTCGCGCTAAAGGCATCGCGATTGTGGAACGTCTGCGCCAGGCCGTGGATCAGTGGAAAGACGAGACCGGCTATGGCTTCAGCTTGTACAGCACGCCAAGCGAAAACCTCTGTGACCGCTTCTGCCGTCTGGATACTGCCGAGTTCGGCGTGGTGCCGGGCGTAACCGATAAAGGTTACTACACCAACAGCTTCCACCTCGACGTGGAGAAAAAGGTCAACCCGTACGACAAAATCGATTTCGAAGCGCCGTATCCACCGCTGGCGAACGGCGGTTTCATTTGCTACGGCGAATACCCGAACATTCAGCACAACCTGAAAGCGCTGGAAGATGTCTGGGATTACAGCTATCAACACGTGCCCTATTACGGCACCAATACGCCGATCGATGAATGCTACGAGTGCGGCTTTACCGGCGAGTTCGAATGTACCAGTAAAGGTTTCACCTGCCCGAAATGCGGCAACCACGACGCCGCCCGCGTGTCGGTTACCCGTCGCGTTTGTGGTTATTTAGGCAGCCCGGACGCGCGTCCGTTTAACGCCGGTAAGCAGGAAGAAGTG